TACAATGAACAGGATTGTATAGAAAAGGTAGTATATAATTGGACTAATTTTCTCAAAAATAAATTTCCAAACGACAATACCACACTAATTGTAATCAACGACGGTTCCAAAGACAATACCAAAGTTCTTTTGGATAAATTACAACAGGAGGTTTCCAATCTGACAGTTATCAATCAGAAAAATGGTGGTCATGGCAATGCAGTAGTGAACGGTTACCGCAAAGCTTTGGAACTGGGTTCTCAATATGTTTTTCAAACTGACAGTGACGACCAGTTCGTTTCCGATGATTTTGATAAACTTTGGAACAAGCGCGACCAGTCGCAGTTTATCCTGGGCTACCGGGAAGTACGTCACGACGCAGGCGTCCGGTTGTTTATCACCAAGTTCCTGCGCGGAACAATTTCCACAGTGTATGGTACCTACATTATGGACAGCAATATTCCTTTCCGTTTGATCAAAGGGACATTTTTACAAAAATTAATGAATCAATTACCTGATCCTGAACCATTTGCTCCGAACATTTTTCTTTCGGTGATGGCAAAAAAATCAGGGCAGGAATTATTTGATATCCCCATTACCCACAAAGACAGGGAAACAGGCACGGTTTCAATAGTTAAATGGAATCTGTGGAAAGTTTGTATACGAAGCTTTAAAGAACTGCTGCGGTTTCGCCTAGAACTCAATAAAAAAGTAAAAGCGATCCGTGCTTAAAAAATAGGCTTGTGTCGAAAAAAAATATTATTGTTATCCTGCTGATTGCCATCGTCGCGTCAGCAGGATACTTCCTGTTTAAATGGTCACGCGGTTCTTCTGCCGCCTGGAAATTTATTCCGTCCAATGCGGTTGTGGTTATTACGAGCGAACATTTACAAGATTCGCTTTATCTGGCAACCGACGCTAACCTGGACATCAAACGACTCCCATTACTCGACGTTGCAAGCGACAATTTATCACT
The genomic region above belongs to Dyadobacter pollutisoli and contains:
- a CDS encoding glycosyltransferase family 2 protein — its product is MSYLLSIVMPAYNEQDCIEKVVYNWTNFLKNKFPNDNTTLIVINDGSKDNTKVLLDKLQQEVSNLTVINQKNGGHGNAVVNGYRKALELGSQYVFQTDSDDQFVSDDFDKLWNKRDQSQFILGYREVRHDAGVRLFITKFLRGTISTVYGTYIMDSNIPFRLIKGTFLQKLMNQLPDPEPFAPNIFLSVMAKKSGQELFDIPITHKDRETGTVSIVKWNLWKVCIRSFKELLRFRLELNKKVKAIRA